TCCTTGTGCCGGCGCACCGACCGGCCCGTGCGCCTGTGCCCCTGTGCCCTCTTGAAAGGAAGGCCGCGGATGGGACCCGTTCCGGCATCCCATCCGCGTTTACTGTAGGATGGCCAAGGACTACGGCTGCGAGGCGCAGCCTTGGCCGGAGGACTGCACCTATATAGACGCTTGGAAGGGTGAAATAGTTGCAATCAGGGTGTTCGGAGCACCAGCACCGCAAGGACCCCAGCCAACCAGACCGCGCTCCAGACCGGCGCCGCCCAGGCTTCCAGGTACATCGCCGCCCCGAGCGCCACGATCGCAGGATACCCAGCCACCACCCGCACCAGCCGACGCCGGAACTCCAGCCCGTCGGTCCGCATCCATGCCCGCCCCACCGAGATCGCCCGGCCGACCGCTACCCGCGCCAGGAGCCAGAGAGTCAATCCTCCGAGTCCCAGGGCGCCCCAGCGACCGGCAGGTGGCTCGCCGAGCCTCTGGTAGAGCTCCGCCACGGGACCGCCGGCCTCGGCGAAGACGGCCACAGCGAGCACGGTCGGGATCCAGAGCAGCGCGAGAACGACCCATTCGAGCGCCAAGCCACGCAGCCACCCCGGAGTACGGAACCCGCCGACCAGGAAGTGGAAGACGAGCGCGGCGGCGAGCAACGTGGCGGGGCCGGCGAGCGTCACGAACGCGAATGCGCCGACGCCGACCGCGGCGGTCGGTCCCTGAAGCGCCACCACCGTGTACGTCCTCGAGAGAGCGAACCCCGACAGTGGGACGCCCACCAAGAGCCCGGCGGCGCCGCGGGCCACCTGCTCGACCGCGATCGCGATCCAGCATGCCCCCAGGGCCGCAATGGTGAGCAAGACGATCAGGGCCGGTGGAGACGGAGGCGGGCGTCTGGGCACGGCGCAATCTAAGGAACCACAACCGGGGATGCGACGTTATGCTCCAGGCGATGACCGTTACGGACGCCCGGATCCGGTGAGGATGCGGCGGGGGCCGCGCAGGGGACAGCTTGCAGTCGGCAGTAGGGTTGCAGAGTTGCAGAGTTGCAGAGTTGCAGCGGCTGGCAGTAGTCGGGTGACGGGTGTCAGACCAGGTGGCAGGCGAGCTGACTCCTGCCTCCTTCTAACCGCTGCAACTCTGCAACCCTGCAACGCTACCGATTCCTGTCTCCTGACTACTTCCTGGCTCCCATCAACTCGAAGAACCTCCCGAACAGCACGATCCCCTTCCACAGCTGCTCTAGATTCAGCTTCTCGTTCGGCCCGTGCAACCCATCATCCGGCAGCCCGATACCGGTAAGTAGCACCGGAGCCTTACGCTGCTGGAGCAACGGCACGATCGGTATCGACCCCCCGCTCCGGATAGGCGAGATGCCACGCTTCCACACTTCGCGGTACGCCTGGTCGAGCACCTCGAACGGCCAGGCGTCGAGCGGCGTCTGGACGGGGTCGCTTTGCGACAGGATGGTGACAGTGACGTCGGCGTACTTGGGCGCCGCGCGCTTCACGGCCTTCTGGAACAGCGCCGCCACTTCCTTGGCGCGCTGGTCCGGGACCAGGCGGAGCGAGCACTTCGCCGTGGCCTCCGCCGGGATCACCGTCTTCGCTCCCGCCCCGATGAAGCCGCCCACGATGCCGTGAACCTCGAGGGTCGGCCGCCCCCAGATGCGTTCGAGGAAACCGAACCGCTGCTCGCCGTTGAGTGCCTTGGCGCCGGCTTCGTTGCGGAACCCCCTCTCCTTGATCGGGAGCGACCGCCACGCCTTGAGCTCCTTGGCGCTCGGCCGCTTCACGCGATCGTAGATGCCCGGGACCTTGATCTTGCCGTCCGGGCCCTTGAGCCGCTCGAGCAGGTGCCATAGGGTCTCGATGGCGTTCGGCGCCGCGCCGCCGTAGAGGCCGCTGTGCAGATCCGACTTGAGCGTGCGCACGTGGATCTCGGCGTGCACGATGCCGCGCAGCGCCGCGTCCACGCTGGGATAGCCGGGCGCCACCATGTGCACGTCGGTGACCAGCACCGCGTCGGCCGCGGTGCGGCCCGGCTCCGAGGTCAGCAACTTCGTGAGCCCCTTCGAGCCCACTTCCTCCTCGCCCTCGATGAGCAGCCGGACATTGAGCGGCAGGCTGCCGTTCGTCTTCCACAGCCCCTCGAGTGCGGACACGACGCAGAAGACCTGTCCCTTGTCATCCGCCGTGCCGCGCGCGAAGATCTTGCCGTGCCGCACCGTCGGCTCGAAGGGCGGGCTCACCCACTCGTTGAGCGGATCGGGCGGCTGCACGTCGTAGTGGCCGTAACAGAGCACCGTGGGCGCGCCGGGCACGGCCGGCCCTTCCGCCCACAGGATGGGGTGCCGCTCGGTCTCGATCGTGTCGACCCTGAAACCGAGGTTCTTGAGGCGCGCCGCGAGCCACTCGGCCGCGCGCCGGCAATCGCCCGCATGCTCGGGGAGGGTGCTGACGCTCGGGATGCGGAGCCAGTCGGTGAGGTCTGCGAGCAGCCGGGGGCGCTCGCGCTCGACGAAAGATGTGAGGTCGCTCATAGGACGAAAAACCTACCTCCGGCGTGGTGCCCACCGCCAGCGGGTGGCAGGATTCCGGGCCGGCACCGCCACACAGGAAGGTCCCTCCGGGCCTGACCCCCGACGCCTGCAGGCCGCTGCAACTCTGCAACGCTGCAACTCTGGCCCTGCAACTCTGGCCCTGCAACTCTTCTGGTCCCGTAACTCTAGCCGAACCCTGTTCTACGGATATCTTATCACCGCATGCGTCTCACTTCTTCCTTCGCCGTCTTTCGATACGACCCCGGTGAAAAGGATCTGGCTAAGGCACGCTGGTACGGGCGCGAGGGCAAGCTGGCGGCCGCGGAGGAGGAGTACCGGGGAGCGCTGGCGCGAAACCCGGACCTGATGTCGGGCTGGCTCGAGCTGTTCGACCTGATGCGCCGCAGCGGCCGTCACCTCGACGCGCTGACGATGGCCGCCGAGGCCGCCGAGCACTTCGGGCCCGAGGCCGCGATGCCGCTCGCCCTGCGCGGCGCCGCACTCGCCGAGCTGGGCCAGACGCGCGACGCCGTGCGCTCGCTAGAGCGGGCCCTGGAGTGCGACGGCAACCTCGCGCTTGCCTGGCACGAGCTGGCGTACGCGGCCTTCAAGGCGGGCGAGTACTCGCGCGCGCTGCTCGCGCTCGACCGCGCGTTCGCGCTCGAGCCCCACACCGACACGCTGATGCTGCGAGGCCGGATCCTGCGCGAGGCCGGCCAGTACGACGCAGCGGAAGTCGCCTTCGAGGGCGCCCAGCAGTCGGCCGAACACGACATACCTCGCCGCGAAGCCGAGCGCGAGATCGCGGCAACGCGCCGCGCGGCCGCGCTGGGAGGGAAGCGGCCGCGGGACTTCACTCCCCGCGAGAGCGCCTTCGCCGAGCTGGGCTGCGTGCTGCTGGACGAGGGGGAGCCTGACCCGGGGAGCGGCGACGACGACGCCTCGCCCCTGCTGGCGCGGTGCCTCTCGACGCTGCCGCCCCTCGCCCGCGCGCTGGCGTGGCGAC
The window above is part of the Gemmatimonadales bacterium genome. Proteins encoded here:
- a CDS encoding dipeptidase — translated: MSDLTSFVERERPRLLADLTDWLRIPSVSTLPEHAGDCRRAAEWLAARLKNLGFRVDTIETERHPILWAEGPAVPGAPTVLCYGHYDVQPPDPLNEWVSPPFEPTVRHGKIFARGTADDKGQVFCVVSALEGLWKTNGSLPLNVRLLIEGEEEVGSKGLTKLLTSEPGRTAADAVLVTDVHMVAPGYPSVDAALRGIVHAEIHVRTLKSDLHSGLYGGAAPNAIETLWHLLERLKGPDGKIKVPGIYDRVKRPSAKELKAWRSLPIKERGFRNEAGAKALNGEQRFGFLERIWGRPTLEVHGIVGGFIGAGAKTVIPAEATAKCSLRLVPDQRAKEVAALFQKAVKRAAPKYADVTVTILSQSDPVQTPLDAWPFEVLDQAYREVWKRGISPIRSGGSIPIVPLLQQRKAPVLLTGIGLPDDGLHGPNEKLNLEQLWKGIVLFGRFFELMGARK